The genomic window CCTGGTTTTGCAGTGTGGTTGTTGAAATGTTTTGTGATGGGTATGCCTTGATTGCCTGTTTGTTGTGTTTGCTGATGGCAACTTGGTTGTTGGTAATTTTGTGCATCAGACAGAGTTTCAAGTCTATATCAGAGCATCAGAGACACTGGATGTTCTGTGAGTGTATATGTTCTTGTTTAGTACATAGGGAGCAGTCATTCATTGTACCATCTTTATACATTCAATATTTTCCTGGGTGTATGGGTCCCACACAGAACAGGCATACTCTATtataatccgaagggttctgatgttaatatcacCAAAAGCTGATTAACTACATAGTAAGAttgtcagaaaattcggactaacTCTAGTGATGGAAGAACTAATGACTTGTAGACCTGTGATTTTACAGATGATGACCCTTTTGTGGAATTTGCTTTGTTTGTGATGTTTCTAGTATGTGAGTCCCATTTCAGGTTTGATTGTATTGTGATCCCCAGGTATTAAGCTTGGTCTACATGTTCTAATGAATGCCCATGAAGGATGTAAGTGTGTCTGATTGGTGTTTTCCCTTTGTGTACTAAGACATTGCACTTGCTTGGGTGGAAGGCCATTTTCCATGATTTTTCCCATAGCGAAACCTTTTAAGTTTTGCTGGAGAGTTTCAGCATCACTGTTCTACAAACAGGCGGATTTTAGCATAAATGtaatacctacatatatatatactattatatatacacatctttttttctctctctctctcatgaCATTATCTTTAACTTGTTGAAGGTGGTCATTATCTTTTAGAATTAGACGAAGTCATAAGCAATTTTATCTAGTCATAGCACTAGAGTTAACATTATCCTCAATATGTACTGTACTATACAGAACATATCAAGGATAATTTTAACTGTTTTGTTAATTAACAGATAGAAATGCCTATGCACAATCCACATGTGCAAGCTCAAGATGTATTATGCAGCTCAGAAATAGTATTCAATGTTCTATCAATAAGAAAAGATAGTAGtaaaaatagtaaatatataGTAGGAGAAATATAATAGTTAGGTAGTGTCACATGAAATACTTTGAGGTATGTAACATAATTAATGTATATGGTATTGTCAATTAAGTAAATTAAAGTAAACAATTTATACCACACTTAAAGTtaaactacatgtgtatgtttTAGTACATGCTGCATTTTggaataaatatatgtatacttgtATATGATTTTAAGATTGATGCCAATCTATTCATGTATCCGATTGATCtcataaaaacataaatgtaatttttttgcAGGTATGATGAAAGAATCAAAACTCACAAATTTTCAACAGAGACATCTAGAGAAAACACTGAGAGGTTTGTAATTTGTTAcatagttttgttttttcaactTTGAAAACTGTTTTACTTTATAACTCAACAGCTTCCTTTCTTAATCTAGTTGCCATATAACACAGTGATAGCTTTAATTCTGACATCTGTTATTAAATTCAGAGCGCAATACAGAAATGTAAACTGAAAACACTGATTTCtgcatatatatgtagatatgatAATTTAGACAACCTCACTGTAATTAGAGTGTTGAAGGGGTATGGGGGAATTAAATTGTATAAGGCATTTAGGTTGAGAGATATCGATCAACATATTGCATGTTCACATGTTTTTGATGGTAGTCTTGTAGCAAAACATATCCTTGCGCAAATGAAGGGTTGTCCCCTAGCTGGGAAAAGAGGTCCAGTGTCCAGCATGGGGAAGAATTAGAGCTCTTCATAGATACTATTCCTGTAACCTCTTTTCTAAAAGAAGTTGGTTGATATTGGTGTACGcacataaataattaaatatacatgaaTTTGGTGCTAAgttatcaaattaaagtttgtaCAGTACCTCTCCGATGGCATTAACAAAGAACTATACAGGCTCTAGACACTGCATATTTGTCTTGTCCTGCAAGTAGATCAAAGAGTTCTTTAAAATAATCTACATACAGTTTTTGGATGTAGGATATCAGAGAGTGTTGGCAACAGTATCATTTAATGTACACTGAAGTGTTTTGTATACATGGTTTAGTCTTGAGTTTGATATTTGATGTGTCAACTTCTGGCTTTTCTACTTATCAAACTCTTTATTAAGTTATCCTAGTCTCTGAGGATCATTTTTAACACCTTTTGATTGTTGTGCCATTTATTTACAGGTGGAGGGTCACTTCCTTCAAGTTGTCCTCCAACACACAGTGCCCAGAGGAAAAAAACACCAGTTGCTTCTCCTGCAACTCCCAAAGTTCTCAATGCAAGGTATAGATTAGCAAGCATCACCTCTAGTTCTCTAAGACTCTTCACTACCTACCTTTTATAACCCCAACATTTAAATGGTGGACTATTGAAAATCGCCTTGTGTCCATCCTCTGTCATCCTTCCGTCCGtgaacaatccttgttatcactatttgtTGAAAAGTACTgcagggatatttctcaaacttaatgtgtaggttccccttaatCCTAAGTTGTgccattttaattaaatttagaCTTTTGATCATCTTCAAcctttgttttattgatgaatCTAAGTTTCCAgaattatatattaaacatcCATTATTATCTATTAAATGGAAAAAATAAGATAATGCAATGAAATTCTTACAATACCTACTGTACAACTAATGTGAAGTAATATTTGGTCAGTGGTCCTATTGACACCAAGTGAAGAGACGGTAAACAGAAGTGTTAAAGGGATACTTcttcatttgaataaagtttagtttgtcaaaattaaacttactggaaaatacgTATTTTTTCCAAGTGGTAAaaattataatctttacattaatatggcagttttactctcaagataaaccaaagttcttcgagtagtaagtcctgaaaattcttaattcgacccgaagtatcacttaTTACCCCcaaagacatacagtatttgtatacgatacacgttttcctgtacatttctgtgttaatttcattacttgtaagcacaaacactcatataatcatcgtttggacatagatttcatcaatagaaattgtgcatgtttctgctGTCTGAATGAATGAATATGAATGCCCCTTTAAACAAAGCATTGCCGATTCAactacagtacatcataccATCTTGTACACTtgtttgattctattttatttttaccatctcgTCACACTATTTTCGAACTTGGTGTCAATGGGATCATGATTAAGATGAAACATCCTTCAGAGTATATCAaatctgatgaagatgacagtgtagtcatcaaAATGTCACAcccttaaatatcatattggttgtgtcatataacttctatcatataaTGTGTCCTGCTTTTGGCCCACACATAGTCTTATTGTACTCTTTTTGTTACCATAGAAACTACAAAACAACTGTAAGAACAAGGGAACAGATGGAAAAAATGGGAGCATTTGAAAAGCCAGACTACACACCTGCATTTAATAGCAGTAAGTTATTGATAAAACTTGGATATCTGCATCATTGTTTTTAAAGTTTACctttttaatttattcaataaGATAATTTTTTCACCAAAATCTGCATAAAATTCAGTTTCAAGAACAAAGGATTACGTTGTGTACAATTTTTAGTGTTATGTGGCAAGCCTGTCACTTGATTACGCATTCTTTATTTTCATAAGAaagttacatttgtattaattttgcaccctatacaatgtatttctgtGTGATACAGAAGGCGCCTCAAAAGAAAAGGAGAAGGCAAGACTAGCTAACATTATGGAGTTTGGTACAGATATCCCACCTCCTGATCAGCGCAAACAGAAAATAGTTAGAGAACCAGCACCAGAGGTTGACAGGTTTGAGGAATGTGAGTTTCCATCTGTGATCAGTCTGTTACATACTGGTCAAATGCTGTATTGAAATGTTGTACAAGACATTGCaaacataaatgttttaaatattgcaTAGTGTGTGACAAGGCCTTTCTATGTTGCAGTACAAAGTGAGATAGAAGAAAGAAGATCCTTCTTAAGGGAAATGGAAGGATTAGGTAAAGGTGCTCAGTTCAGGACAATCATAGCAACAGAAATATCACAGGTAATCTTCTGCTGTTTTCTAGGGAATGTTCCAAGTTGAAACTTAAACTGAACAGTATAGATAAATGTGTATTATTATTAGGAAGGAGtatcaaatgaaaaatataaaatttggaGCAGATTTTatagttttttctgttattaaGAAATCATAAAAGGCTGGTATGGATTAACATTGCCAAACCATTTACAAATTAGATCTATATTGATCTTCGGAATCTGTCCGAGGAGGCTTTCTGATTATCACATTGCTGTGTGTTCTATGGGAGGATATCAAAAGCATAATCCAGTAATGAATGaactattaaaaaatgcttTAAATATGAAGTGTACTTGTGAAAGTCCccttttattgaaatattatatacatgttttgttcTATTTCTTTAAGCTTATTCGAGAAATGGAGATGATAGACAATAAGAAGTCAGCAGAATTGGAGAGACTTATTGAGGCTGAGAACAGAAGAGCTCGAGCAAACGATACgtcctgatataacaatataagATTGATGACTATAAACGACTGTATAAGAAGGTCAAAGTCTGCTGCATGGCAGTAGTAGTCTTGTTCCTAGCATTCTACTCCACTCATTGATACAGTAGAGCTACATTTTTCATACATTGCTGCACGATGCAATTTTAAGTCATGAAATGAAAGTTTTAAGAGTTGTTCCAGTGAAATATCTATCATATGTCAGATTCTAGGTTTGTCTAACAGGGACCATCATAATGATTAATTCAAATACCACAAAAGTTATACAGTGTAAGCTCTATTAAATCTCACACCGACTCTGAATTGATTTTCTTCATTTGTTTCGTCCCCTCCATTAGATTTGAGAGTTACTTGGTCTTTTCATTTCataacatttgaaattttgctTTTCTTACTTTTATTTCTTGTTCACAATGTCAGGTAACCATATTTATGATGTTGTTTCTTGAATCTTTGTGCTGAATTTTCACTTTATGTAGCTGCTTACTTCTATATTGGCAATTTAAGAATGTAATTCTAAGTTAAACAATCCATGAACAGAGCATGTGTAATTCCAGTGTACAACAGCAAAAGATCAAATGTATCCTATACTTTTACTGGGTATGCCAATGGAACATAATATTGGTTGCTACAACAAGACTGACTCTTGGCATCCATATGTGCCTATATTTTTGTATGTCCAGTTAAGTTGTGTCGACATGACCAGCCTCTTCCTTGGTGTCTTAAGGATCATTTGAAACAAGCGTGCTATTCATAAAATAATCTGCTTGTGCTTATTTTGAAGCTATGGAAAAAAAATGACCAGTGTTTAAAAGCCACTTGTGTAACCATGGAATTTGATACAATACTTTCACAGATTAGGGGTATTTACTGAAATGATGAAATTAGAACACCTAGTTTGAAAAATACACAGTTAAAAGTTAAAGAAAGGGCCAGGATTTATAGTGGcatgtatatttttacatgtttaaaaaGGGTGTTTTGAGCTCTGAGGAGAAAATCTGTTTATCAACTTAATAATAAGGCATCAAAAACATTATTGCCCAGACAATTCTTTGCATTCGTAATCATATTTGGCAATACATTAATACCGGCTGGGTTGTTTTACAGCATGCAGTTTTACTGTCTCATTAGAAATATTGCAGaagaatgtgtttttgttgtaatATGAgacaattttttatttattactattttCCGTccgttttttattttgttatagtTGGACACCCTTATTATATTTATTGCTAGTTTGTATAATTTACTAAGGTCTTGTTGGTCAATAGAAACAGTTTGCTAACATTTGTGATACACTACCATTACACGTGTCAGGTCCTCCTGTTTTCACATCAATGGACATACAGAAGATAATATGTATTATTGAGAGTTCTAAAAATAAGGAACACATTTGAGGAAGACATGTTTTTGACTTACTGAAGACAGTATCACGATAACATTCCCATTGGAGTATCACGATAACATTCCTATTGGAGATGGTATTGAATCTAGTGGtgattttcatgattttgtaagttttatgtaatgtgtgtgtAATTTAGTGTATTGTAAGCATGTAAtgttatcaatacatgtattttgatgtaaattatTTGACCCTTATGTCTGTTTGTCATAATAATTTAGTTACGAAAGGAAATGTACTCCTTTGTAGGGAGATCAaagttgtttttatataaataattcacGAGTCTTTGCAGAATATTATCGTGTATTGTTGTGCTGTAGAATGGTTACTTGgatcaaaaattaattaatttcttgaTATGTAAGTAATTAAGTCACAGTTCCGAAATCTTTGTACAggtatcaatattttgtatgcatatattaatttgaatcatgtttgtgattttttaacttaattgaaatatgttgcTTGAAGTTAAATTAGAATCAACTCagtatgataaaatatatttccaagGCCATTACagattgtgtgtatacatgttatCAACATGTGTACCAAATACtagtacatttatttgtatatgtataaaatacTATGATGCCAGATTACAGAAATCTATGTCTAGGCATACTTtatcttgtttttgtttgtttctgcTCTGTTGACTATGGTCTTAATTTGAAAGCTGAGAAAGGAGGTATTCTCCACTTTGCTATGAGAGATCTCCTCGCTTTTCTAGGAGAGATCTATTCTCCACTTTTTTATGAGATCTCTCTCCACTTTCTAGGAGAGATATATTCTCCACTTTTCTATGAGATCTCTCTCCACTTTCTAGGAGAGATATATTCTCCACTTTTCTATGAGATCTCTCTCCACTTTCTAGGAGAGATATATTCTCCACTTTTCTATGAGATCTCTCTCCACTTTCTAGGAGAGATATATTCTCCACTTTTCTATGAGATCTCTCTCCACTTTCTAGGAGagatatacacatatgtattcTCCACTTTTCTATGGGAGATCTTCTTCGCTTTTCTGTGGGAGATCTTTACGTTTCTACGAAAGAACACTATTCTCTTCATATTTGGTAGTTGTCTGTTTTATAACTTGGTCAACGAAGTGCAATAACACAATTTAGACAATTCTGTTAAAATGTTCCTTCTCAAATAACAAAACTAGCTGTGACAGCTGTCCTGATTCTATGTTCTGTATAACATTGTGGTAACACTTTGTTAACGCTTAGTATACCTGTTTAGGTATCAAAAGTCCAAATTTAAcgcttagtacatgtatacatgttcatgtatcaaACGTTAAAATTTGCAGGGTCTGGTACATTTTTTAATTGGTATATACTTTGTAAGAAGAATGAAAGCCGAAATGCAGGTCAATAATTGTTAAAATAGACAAAGGACCAATCGTAGAAGAATGTACCGAAATAAATATGAAGTTGTCACTATTCATACATTTTGAGTGTATTTAACGCACACACAATTCCTATATTTCATATATGGAGATTATCATTTAGTCTTTACCTTCACAGAGGAAGAcaattaatttaatatatatatacaaagtatattTTTATGCAGCGTGTCCTTgtaaaaataagacaaaataataatgatgataGTGTGCTGCAGATTCATAACTTTCTACGATAGGAAGGCAGAAGGCTTGTCTTATTGATATGCTACATTTGTAGTTGCAAAGTcgaaaataaatgttaataaaatctaaatattgattttgcaagaaattaacattttttattcACTTCGCCATGTACGGTTACGTGTTTTGAAACCTCTGTATGATGCCGTTACTTAAGTTTGCCATTAATGACGGCGGGGCTGTTATAATTGCATGTAAAACAAAAGTATGTTACTTAGAACAATAAACATGAACGTCGGCATTGGGTTTGCTTTCTTCATATGTTGTGATTGCTCTAGTCAGGCCCTCTATTGATCACAATTTGGCGGGGAAATTTGTGTTATATCTGGCAATGACACTCTGAAAAGCATCTGGCTTTATGCTCCTCTTCGCCGCCTTGGGAAGTAATACTTTTCTGTATGAAGTGAGATATGTATTGAACATGATCATTGGTATCTTAGCGTAAAGTTCTTACAAGAGATTGTGAACAAAACGAAAATCTGAGACAAAGGTTGATAGCAGTTGGTCAAAATAGAAATAAAGGGAAACTTACCAAGTAGCAATTGGAAAAATCGTAGGGAAACGTCCTGGAACCGACTTGTTTGTTCAGAGCAAGACAATCTTTACGGAAACAATAAAAGCAAAATACCATCTTGCATATTCTAAACTAAATTAATAGAAATTCAACCctaaattattttcataattcataTCAATGGCACTTTAAGCTGACAaggttttgattattttttaacattttgtccAAGACGATCCTCAAAAAATACATCGACAAATCGACTGATTTTAAGCGTAAGAGATGCATATCTGGTACAGCTTTGGTTTGCGTTGGTCATTTGTCACTTCCAACTGATATAGATTGCAGTTTGAAGTAGCCAGAGTACCTAGACTGTTGGCGAAAtggtacaaatgtacatttttacaGTAGTACAGACACCATACATTCGTACGTGGCAGCTTCATTTCGTACTATGAAACAACACATATTTAGGATATTTCTAATTCGCTGATCAAAGATTGTTTAGAATTTtagaaaatatgtataaatctTAGGGAAACTAGGTAATCAACCTCCTTGAGGAGGAAATAATAGTACTAGAGTATGGTGCCGTAGATTTTTTACTTCTAAAACTGTTGGAACACAGTCTACTCACACGACTGGAGAAtgtttgatacatgtatcaagtcttttttaatgtgatattttctaatatttatttcagttgCAACAAACACAAAATGCCtaaaaaactaaattaaatAACCTTCCCACCGTAACGTTAACCAgagtattattatatataagatgACTATATGCATTTTTTAGATGTTGATGGTTATATCTTCAGCCTTCATGTACTAGAAAACGTCAGGGTGGCGAACCGTAACTATGAGATCTAATGGAGACATTGTTACCAGAGTGTTTGGTAACGGTAATTGATTCAGACGCCGAATGTTCAATTAGGGAACTCCTTTCATTTATACTAAGTTCAAGCTTCTTGTTTGGGAAGTACGAAAGTCCTGGATTCAGCAAATTGTCCTAAAATAAAGCATAAAACAACTTATACTACTTATACTTTTGTCTTTGTTACCATACAAAATTGTCAGATATCGATGATTGACTTCCCTTAAATCAATCATTAAGTCTGAAATGTCTgatagaatattgatattttcgtGCGAAGCACgaatgaaaaatatcgaaatattgtGTCTTACGagtaaaatatgatatatcaaccgggaaaccattcaattttctttttattgcatttcatcaacataaaaaaaaattaaaaactcgAAAAAATTAATAATGTCAAGAAGTGCGGGAATCACTTatataattcatgacgtcatcccTTTGTGACATTACCACACGTCAACTTtacggcgccattttgaaaggacagATAAACGTAATTAAAGCATTTTCTGCTCTTATCGAAGAATGCGTATGAATAGCTAATGTCAAGTGTCAAAAACTAGTCGGAATATTTCAGAAACACGCCAAAATAACCAATTAATCTTTATTCGCTTCGACTGGAAAAATCGACAAGTTACAATGACATGAttacaaaggttcgctctgatgCGTCAAAAACGAAAATCttatataagtttgataaatttctttattgcaGTTTTGCCAacgaaatatagaaatttatcaaacaaataacatatattttaactgcagcgatgagcagtgaaaacataagattttgcagtgaaaatatgttttgattttcgat from Pecten maximus chromosome 1, xPecMax1.1, whole genome shotgun sequence includes these protein-coding regions:
- the LOC117322489 gene encoding UPF0193 protein EVG1-like: MADGVQSRVAPGGFWSQPQVQYSKQTHDLLKGMMKESKLTNFQQRHLEKTLRGGGSLPSSCPPTHSAQRKKTPVASPATPKVLNARNYKTTVRTREQMEKMGAFEKPDYTPAFNSKGASKEKEKARLANIMEFGTDIPPPDQRKQKIVREPAPEVDRFEELQSEIEERRSFLREMEGLGKGAQFRTIIATEISQLIREMEMIDNKKSAELERLIEAENRRARANDTS